The following proteins come from a genomic window of Helicobacter canadensis MIT 98-5491:
- a CDS encoding class I SAM-dependent methyltransferase — MITFSFGRNWKRFIEYVANEQILNRAINSLRKYFGEDFDFSDKVFLDIGCGSGLFSVAALQLGCKRVISLDVDINSIEATKMAGEKFKPQNKENWQIFEGSILDSWLVDKLKKELDNQNVILYSWGVLHHTGNLKLAMQNAMNILSSGGGGDKYAYIALYNKTEASSWWLNKKMYYNQTNIVMKIFMVCFYTLFLTFEDIRKGRGWNMYDKDRGMYKITDVIDWLGGLPYEPIANDEVIEIWEKDGFLCLKNTSTRYYKPIYPKSKIYRLFVYLKVVGLGCNEFLFKKK; from the coding sequence ATGATTACATTTTCTTTTGGTAGAAATTGGAAAAGGTTTATAGAATATGTTGCAAATGAACAGATTCTTAATAGAGCTATTAATTCTTTAAGAAAATATTTTGGTGAAGATTTTGATTTTTCAGATAAAGTTTTTTTGGATATCGGTTGCGGAAGCGGTTTATTTTCTGTAGCGGCTTTGCAATTAGGTTGCAAAAGAGTTATTAGTTTGGATGTTGATATTAATTCTATAGAGGCAACTAAAATGGCAGGGGAGAAATTCAAACCACAAAATAAAGAAAATTGGCAAATTTTTGAGGGTAGTATTTTAGATTCATGGTTAGTGGATAAGCTTAAAAAGGAATTAGACAATCAAAATGTTATTTTATATAGTTGGGGAGTTTTACATCACACTGGCAATCTAAAATTAGCTATGCAAAATGCAATGAACATTTTGTCTAGTGGGGGGGGGGGCGATAAATATGCATATATTGCCCTTTATAATAAGACAGAAGCAAGTTCTTGGTGGTTAAATAAGAAAATGTATTACAACCAGACAAATATTGTTATGAAAATTTTCATGGTTTGTTTCTATACTCTTTTTTTAACATTTGAGGATATTCGTAAAGGTAGAGGATGGAATATGTATGATAAGGATCGCGGTATGTATAAAATTACAGATGTGATTGATTGGTTAGGAGGGTTGCCTTATGAGCCTATTGCCAATGATGAAGTGATAGAGATTTGGGAGAAAGATGGTTTTTTATGCTTGAAAAATACTTCAACAAGATACTATAAACCTATTTATCCCAAGAGTAAGATTTATAGGTTATTTGTGTATTTGAAGGTTGTAGGGCTTGGCTGTAATGAATTTTTATTTAAGAAAAAATAA
- the asnB gene encoding asparagine synthase (glutamine-hydrolyzing), whose protein sequence is MCRIVGGFEIEENGLKNNIEKMRDTMINGGPDDCGIIIKDEIVLAHRRLSIIDLSCYSHQPFCDDRYILVFNGEIYNYKEVAKTLQNKGVNCVARSDTEVLLSSFRHWGATCVEYFEGMFAFVIYDSLERKLYLFRDRFGVKPLYYYYDSHCFLFASELKALMAYPKLQKKIDEVALSYFLELGYIPAPFSILKNAYKLEQGHYLQIDLENIKKQGLEKAIKKVRYYDVKSYYRINNCFDSVCFQEKLHRSVSLRMVSDVNVGVCLSGGVDSSLVCAVLKESGYDFETFSISFMESSFNEGNYAKKIANILGVKNHQFLCSLEEAQNIIPSLPWIYDEPFGDSSAIPTLLLVQNIKKTHKVALSADGGDELGLGYDRYFWAFYRYRKYQKYKNLSFLLKILNPEIMVKLLQQCGLKVGIDKFLRIKGQLDSKSFLEHYLVEITHLRREGLRANGLPILNKWQIFDSDGLDYFKQMSYFDLQNYLSEDILTKTDRASMNVGLEMREPLLGKELVEFMVSLNPLENLIKQEDGQVISGKRIFKKYLERFLPRELIYRPKMGFGIPLEQWMRGNLRHLLDEILPYAHGYLDGRFLEKLIGDFDRGERVDFAKIWYIYIFCAWRKEWNI, encoded by the coding sequence ATGTGTCGCATAGTTGGTGGGTTTGAGATTGAGGAGAATGGCTTAAAAAATAATATAGAAAAAATGAGGGACACTATGATTAATGGTGGTCCTGATGATTGTGGAATAATCATTAAAGATGAAATTGTTTTGGCTCACCGCAGACTTTCTATTATTGATTTGAGTTGTTATTCTCATCAGCCTTTTTGTGATGATCGGTATATTTTAGTTTTTAATGGAGAGATTTATAATTATAAAGAAGTAGCAAAAACACTTCAAAACAAGGGTGTTAATTGTGTAGCTAGGAGTGATACAGAGGTGTTGCTATCTAGTTTTAGACATTGGGGTGCAACTTGCGTAGAGTATTTTGAGGGTATGTTTGCCTTTGTTATTTATGATTCTTTAGAGAGGAAACTTTATCTTTTTCGCGATAGATTTGGGGTTAAGCCACTTTATTATTACTATGATTCCCATTGCTTTTTGTTTGCCTCTGAGTTAAAGGCGTTAATGGCTTATCCAAAATTGCAAAAAAAGATTGATGAAGTCGCCCTAAGCTATTTTTTGGAGTTAGGATATATTCCTGCCCCTTTTAGTATTTTGAAAAATGCTTATAAGCTGGAGCAAGGGCATTATTTGCAAATAGATTTAGAAAATATCAAGAAGCAAGGTTTAGAGAAAGCTATCAAAAAAGTGCGATATTATGATGTTAAATCTTATTATAGAATAAATAATTGTTTTGATTCTGTTTGTTTTCAAGAAAAGTTGCACAGAAGTGTATCCTTAAGAATGGTTAGTGATGTGAATGTGGGAGTGTGCCTAAGTGGTGGCGTTGATTCAAGTCTTGTGTGTGCGGTGTTAAAAGAATCGGGATATGATTTTGAGACTTTTTCTATTTCGTTTATGGAATCTAGTTTTAATGAAGGAAATTATGCAAAAAAAATAGCTAATATCTTGGGGGTTAAAAATCATCAATTTCTTTGTAGCTTAGAAGAAGCACAAAATATTATTCCAAGTCTCCCATGGATTTATGATGAGCCCTTTGGTGATTCTTCTGCAATTCCAACTTTGCTTTTAGTGCAAAATATTAAAAAGACACATAAAGTTGCTTTAAGTGCAGATGGTGGTGATGAACTTGGATTGGGTTATGACAGATATTTTTGGGCTTTTTATCGTTATAGAAAATATCAAAAATATAAAAATTTAAGTTTTTTATTAAAGATATTGAATCCTGAAATTATGGTGAAACTTTTGCAACAATGCGGTTTAAAAGTTGGTATAGATAAATTTTTGCGTATTAAAGGGCAATTGGATTCTAAAAGTTTCTTGGAGCATTATTTGGTGGAAATCACACATTTAAGGAGAGAAGGCTTGAGAGCCAATGGGTTGCCAATTTTAAATAAATGGCAGATTTTTGATAGTGATGGATTGGATTATTTTAAACAGATGAGTTATTTTGATTTGCAAAATTACTTAAGTGAAGATATTTTGACTAAAACTGATAGAGCAAGTATGAATGTTGGTTTGGAAATGAGAGAACCACTTTTAGGAAAGGAATTGGTAGAATTTATGGTTTCTTTAAATCCTCTAGAAAATTTAATAAAACAAGAGGATGGACAAGTTATTTCTGGGAAGAGAATTTTTAAAAAATATTTAGAGAGATTTTTGCCTAGAGAGCTTATTTATCGACCTAAAATGGGATTTGGGATTCCATTGGAGCAGTGGATGCGTGGAAACCTTAGGCATCTATTAGATGAAATATTGCCTTATGCGCATGGGTATTTAGATGGACGATTTTTAGAGAAATTAATTGGTGATTTTGATCGTGGAGAACGCGTTGATTTTGCTAAAATTTGGTATATTTATATATTTTGTGCTTGGAGGAAAGAATGGAATATTTGA
- a CDS encoding radical SAM/SPASM domain-containing protein encodes MLEEKDRNFATIFFKTAIKLEENLYYYPKPNHYMEIDDFALFALKNKLTPENLKVESLYRKNLIQRDLRGKLHGILRREKHIEEKYINKKFFYESRKLFNLSWQWQEYRVAKEQLEYDLIERMQEWYPYPLGFNISIHNVCNLTCVMCPFFSEEFKVNHQTDFFKTKTFLEDKFVYEAIDYCAEASVSNPQLTVGFTAAGEATLDQRLPDFIHYARNKGIPWTYIVTNGTLLHKIGKELLDSGLNRMTISIDGATPETYRKIRGADLNKVEKGVRECVEYARELNAKGHKIEFDLNCVLTDTFCEAQEKELYLSKWEDCRDIIVRIFFTRLVIYDKQGNDINKDKTFSQRDMVCSFPWSNYAIDCYGNVTVCCTMDASSMYQPISIGNVKELGVRGVWNSEMAKKLRKEQLQQQFKRFSLCAGCAEKFKSCFDEDNCVTTKHNLDIK; translated from the coding sequence TTGCTTGAAGAAAAAGATAGAAATTTTGCTACGATTTTTTTTAAAACAGCAATAAAACTTGAGGAAAATTTATATTACTATCCAAAACCAAATCATTATATGGAGATAGATGATTTCGCATTATTTGCATTGAAAAATAAATTAACTCCAGAAAACTTAAAAGTTGAATCGCTTTATAGAAAAAATTTGATACAGAGAGATTTGAGGGGAAAGTTGCATGGTATTTTGAGAAGAGAGAAGCATATAGAAGAGAAATATATCAACAAAAAGTTTTTTTATGAAAGTAGAAAGCTGTTTAATCTTTCGTGGCAGTGGCAAGAATATCGAGTTGCAAAAGAGCAACTTGAATATGATCTAATTGAGAGGATGCAAGAATGGTATCCTTATCCATTAGGATTTAATATATCAATACATAATGTATGTAATCTTACTTGTGTTATGTGTCCATTTTTTTCAGAAGAATTTAAAGTTAACCATCAAACAGATTTTTTTAAAACAAAAACATTTTTAGAGGATAAGTTTGTTTATGAAGCGATTGATTATTGTGCTGAAGCTAGTGTAAGCAATCCTCAATTAACGGTAGGATTTACAGCAGCTGGTGAAGCGACTTTAGATCAGAGATTGCCAGATTTTATACATTATGCTAGAAATAAAGGAATCCCATGGACTTACATAGTAACCAATGGAACGCTCTTACATAAAATAGGTAAAGAACTTTTGGATTCTGGTTTAAATCGTATGACTATAAGTATTGATGGAGCAACTCCTGAAACTTATAGAAAAATCAGGGGTGCTGATTTAAATAAAGTTGAAAAAGGTGTGAGAGAATGTGTAGAGTATGCAAGAGAGTTAAATGCTAAGGGGCATAAAATAGAATTTGATTTAAATTGTGTTCTTACAGATACATTCTGTGAAGCACAAGAAAAGGAATTATACTTATCTAAGTGGGAAGATTGTAGGGATATTATTGTGAGAATATTTTTTACACGTCTTGTTATTTACGATAAGCAAGGAAATGATATTAATAAGGATAAAACTTTTTCTCAAAGAGATATGGTTTGTAGTTTTCCTTGGAGTAATTATGCTATAGATTGTTATGGCAATGTTACTGTGTGCTGCACTATGGATGCAAGCTCAATGTATCAACCCATTTCGATTGGGAATGTCAAAGAATTAGGTGTGAGAGGTGTATGGAATTCTGAAATGGCAAAAAAATTAAGAAAAGAGCAGTTGCAGCAGCAATTTAAAAGATTTAGTCTTTGTGCTGGTTGTGCAGAGAAATTTAAATCATGTTTTGATGAAGATAATTGCGTCACCACAAAGCATAATTTGGATATAAAATGA
- a CDS encoding glycosyltransferase gives MNVVFVIDVMRQGGGAQKVLSILLPILQKNQFEVELIVLKKTDQLLEIPEVKTHYLLEQETQGLMVNAFLILDRISQIAEKADIICSFMDFITSYFVAMSAKILNKPYCIFVRCEPSFVAKTFPQSKINEKLYSLCMQNAVRVICNSKSSSQDIIENFGVAKQKIGILYNPIDFKGIEAMASVGEKFKRENNEIICVSIGRLHQQKNYQILLEACKVLQERKINIRFFVFGEGELREELEAKKQKYKLKNIEFLGYQTNMYGFLKTADIFVHLSITEGFPNAVLEAASVSKPLVLSNIKPHKEIFKKNALFFDTNDVNGLCDCIEILQDEQKRKDFARLARACVENFSYEHFELQLLKEFQQIKTCCL, from the coding sequence ATGAATGTTGTCTTTGTGATTGATGTGATGCGTCAAGGAGGTGGTGCTCAAAAGGTGCTTTCAATCCTGCTTCCCATCTTGCAAAAAAATCAATTTGAAGTCGAATTGATTGTTTTAAAAAAAACTGATCAATTATTAGAGATTCCAGAAGTTAAAACCCATTATTTATTAGAACAAGAAACGCAAGGGTTGATGGTTAATGCTTTTTTAATACTTGATAGAATCTCGCAAATAGCAGAAAAAGCAGATATTATTTGTTCTTTTATGGATTTTATAACGAGTTATTTTGTGGCAATGAGTGCAAAAATATTGAATAAGCCTTATTGTATTTTTGTGCGTTGTGAGCCTTCTTTTGTGGCAAAAACATTTCCCCAATCAAAAATTAATGAGAAACTTTATTCTTTATGTATGCAGAATGCAGTTAGAGTGATTTGTAATTCTAAAAGTTCCAGTCAAGACATTATAGAAAATTTTGGTGTTGCAAAGCAAAAAATAGGTATTTTATATAATCCTATTGATTTTAAGGGAATTGAAGCTATGGCAAGTGTTGGCGAGAAATTCAAGAGAGAGAATAATGAGATCATTTGTGTAAGCATAGGAAGATTGCACCAGCAAAAAAACTATCAAATTTTACTTGAGGCTTGTAAGGTATTGCAAGAACGCAAGATAAATATTCGTTTTTTTGTGTTTGGAGAGGGTGAATTAAGAGAAGAATTGGAAGCTAAAAAACAAAAATATAAATTGAAAAATATTGAATTTTTAGGTTACCAAACCAATATGTATGGATTTTTAAAGACGGCTGATATTTTTGTGCATTTATCGATTACTGAAGGGTTTCCTAATGCGGTTTTGGAGGCGGCAAGTGTTTCAAAACCACTTGTGTTGTCTAATATCAAGCCGCATAAAGAAATTTTTAAAAAAAATGCATTATTCTTTGATACTAATGATGTGAATGGATTGTGTGATTGTATAGAGATATTACAAGATGAACAAAAAAGGAAAGACTTTGCAAGACTTGCTAGAGCTTGTGTGGAGAATTTTTCATATGAGCATTTTGAATTGCAGTTATTAAAGGAATTTCAACAAATAAAAACTTGTTGTTTATAA